In the Candidatus Polarisedimenticolia bacterium genome, TGCGCCGCACGCACCAGCGCCTGCAACCGCCCCATCTCCCGCTGCAGCCTCGCCTTCTCCCGCCCCGCCTCTTGCAGCGCGTCCTCGGGCCGCCGTCTCTTTCCCTTCGGCCGCGGCTGAAGCGCCTGCACCATCCCCTCCAGCGCCCGCCGCTCCAGCACGTAGTACCGCATCGCCGAGACCCCCAAAGCCTCCGAGGCCTCCGTCGGCGTCCGCAGCCCCGCCAGCACCTCCAGGATCAATGCCGCGCTGCGCTTCGGCCCCGCGTCTCCTGTCAACGGCCGCGCTTGTGGCCGTATCCCCTTCGTGCTCATGCCTCACCTCCCTCGCCCTCCACAACCGGCGCTCTCCGGCCCGGCGCCGTCAGGTCCACCTCCTGCCGGCCACCTTCCGTCGTCTGCACCACCAGCTTCCCACCCTCCCCGTGCAGCGTGATCCCTGCTTCTCCCACACGCCCGGTCAGGTACACGCTCTGCCGCGGCGTCCCGTGACGCGCCACGTCCAGGGCGTTCGCCTCGACTCGCTTCTTCAGCGTCTCCAGAACCTGCGGCGCCGCCGAGAAGTACCGGTCCGCCGGCACCAGCCCCTCCAGGCCCTGGTGCGTCCTCTGGAAGTTGTAGTAGTCGATGTACAACCCGATCCGCCGGCGTGCATCGTCCAGGCCTTGGAACACCGCCTTCTCCACGCACTCCCGCCACAGCGTCCCCCAGAACCGCTCGATCTTCCCCAAGGTCTGCGGGTGCCGCGCCCGGGCCAAGAGCTGCCGGATCCCCCGACGCGCGCACAGCCGCGCGAACTCGCTCGTCCCACGCCACGTGTGATACTGCGGCCCCTGGTCCGTCAACACCTCCTCCGGCGCCCCGTAGTTCGCGATCGCCGCCTCCAACACCTCCCGCACCAGGCCCCCCGACGACGACCCGTACAGCCCATACCCCACGATGTACCGGCTGTGGTCGTCCATGAACCCCACCAGGTACAACCGCCGTCCCTCCCGCTTCAAAAGGAACGTGAACAGATCCGATTGCCACAGCTGGTTCGGCCTCGCCCGCTCGAACTCCCGCGGCTTGTCCGGGTGCCGCTCCGTCGCTCGCTCCTCGCTCTCGTACCCGGCCTCCCGCAGCACCCGCGCCACCGCCCCTGAACTCGCCGCGAACCCCTCCGAGCGCAACAGCATGTCGTGGATCCGATCGCACCCCCACTCCTCGTGCTGCCTCTTCATCATCAGGATCGCACGCTTCGTCGCCTCCGGCATCCGGCTCCCCGCAGGCGCTCCCCGCCGCTTCTCGTCCAGCCCCGCCGGCCCCAGGAGCTCGAAGCGCTTCTTCCAGGCGTACAACGTGT is a window encoding:
- a CDS encoding IS481 family transposase, which gives rise to MWERNDGESDEVEVRPEELASQTGDEEERRAPRLFGEPGTGITTREVVMPAIEGPEDEVPVSEAETEEEPAPPILTGRRKGGPLRRVVEEEPQPGVEGVSLSGEQRLLILDAWGRSELTAGAFGKIAGVSAHTLYAWKKRFELLGPAGLDEKRRGAPAGSRMPEATKRAILMMKRQHEEWGCDRIHDMLLRSEGFAASSGAVARVLREAGYESEERATERHPDKPREFERARPNQLWQSDLFTFLLKREGRRLYLVGFMDDHSRYIVGYGLYGSSSGGLVREVLEAAIANYGAPEEVLTDQGPQYHTWRGTSEFARLCARRGIRQLLARARHPQTLGKIERFWGTLWRECVEKAVFQGLDDARRRIGLYIDYYNFQRTHQGLEGLVPADRYFSAAPQVLETLKKRVEANALDVARHGTPRQSVYLTGRVGEAGITLHGEGGKLVVQTTEGGRQEVDLTAPGRRAPVVEGEGGEA